The Malus domestica chromosome 10, GDT2T_hap1 genome contains a region encoding:
- the LOC139188799 gene encoding protein ANTAGONIST OF LIKE HETEROCHROMATIN PROTEIN 1-like yields the protein MSYLETICICTILVVMMLRGKQRHVERPTLTNRSLIRREISLCYLNGIIGNTDTECVNELRMDRRTFGILCDLLRQDGRVKTDGLVSVEEQVCMTLQILAHHTKNRSVGGRFYRSGETISRYFNRVLQGILRLQGILLKVPQPVPIDSTDARWRCFKNCLGALDGTHIDVHVPEIDKPRYRTRKGRVATNVLGVCSGDMQFIYVFPGWEGSASDSRVLHDAISRPNGFKVPAGCYYLVDGGYTNGEGFLAPYRGIPYHLSEWEGRTPSNKEEYFNMKHSKARNVIERCFGLLKGRWSILRSPSFYPIRTQGRIITACCLLHNLIRQEMSVDPMENLPIIEDGQNTEEGEYVGSVQTSNQWTAMRNDMAQEMYNEWRAIRNQQPN from the exons atgtcttacttggagacaatttgtatttgtacgattcttgtggtgatgatgctacgtggcaaacagagacatgttgaacgacccacattgactaaccgttcacttattagacgagagattagtttgtgttatctgaatggtataatagggaatactgatactgaatgtgttaacgaattgagaatggatagaaggacttttggcatattatgcgacttacttcgtcaagatgggagggtaaaaactgatggtttggtgtctgtagaggaacaggtgtgtatgactttacaaatattagcacatcatactaagaatcgtagtgttggcggtagattttataggtcgggagagactataagtaggtatttcaatagagtattgcaaggaattttgcgattacaaggtattctactaaaagtcccccagcctgtgcctattgattctacagatgctaggtggcgatgttttaag aattgcttgggagcattggatggaacacacattgatgtgcatgtacctgaaattgacaaaccaagataccgaacaagaaagggtcgagtcgcaactaatgtgttaggtgtgtgttcaggagatatgcagttcatatatgtgtttccggggtgggagggttccgcatcagactctagagtgctacatgatgcaattagtaggcctaatggttttaaggtaccaGCGG gttgttattaccttgtagatggtggttatacaaatggtgaaggattccttgcaccctatagaggaataccttatcatttatctgaatgggagggacgaacaccttctaataaggaagaatattttaacatgaagcattctaaggcaaggaatgtaattgaacgctgttttggcttgctaaaaggaaggtggtcgatactaaggagtccatctttctatccgataaggacacaaggtcgaataattactgcttgttgcctactacacaatcttattaggcaagagatgtcagtagatccaatggagaatttgccaataatagaagatggacaaaatacagaagaaggtgaatatgttggtagtgttcAAACATCGAACCAGTGGACTGCAATGAGGAATGATATGGctcaggaaatgtataatgagtggagagcaattaggaaccagcaaccgaactag